From a single Arachis hypogaea cultivar Tifrunner chromosome 3, arahy.Tifrunner.gnm2.J5K5, whole genome shotgun sequence genomic region:
- the LOC112789376 gene encoding cytokinin dehydrogenase 6, whose product MNIIAFLRSFTILFLSCVTIITRFDWCFSSITTSSFSLNAVGGGHFSFDETSLRNAAKDFGNRFQYQPIAVMNPESVSDIANTIKHVWLMGPTSHLTVAARGHAHSLQGQAQAPNGIVINMESLKLPGMHLHLGADSDSDSDSDSDSPYVDVSGGELWINILHETLRFGLTPRSWTDYLHLTVGGTLSNAGVSGQAFRHGPQISNVQQLEIVTGTGQVVNCSKDENGELFHSVLGGLGQFGIITRARILLEPAPTMVKWIRVLYSDFTAFTRDQEKLISSENNNAFDYIEGFVIINRTGLLNNWRSTFNPQDPIQANQFKSDGRTLFCLELAKYFNPQDIDFVNEEVEKHLSYLHYIESTLFLTEVTYVEFLDRVHVSELKLRSKGLWDVPHPWLNLFVPRSNIHKFAEVVFGNILTETSNGPVLIYPVNKSKWDNRSSVVTPDEEVFYLVGILASAVGDSSGNDGIEHIEGENRRILEYCERNNLGVKQYLPHYNTQEEWKAHFGPKWESFLQRKSVYDPLAILAPGQRIFQKAINFS is encoded by the exons ctttgaatgcAGTTGGTGGTGGACACTTCAGTTTTGATGAAACTAGCCTCAGAAATGCAGCTAAAGACTTTGGAAACAGGTTCCAATACCAACCAATAGCAGTTATGAATCCAGAATCAGTTTCTGACATTGCCAACACCATCAAGCATGTGTGGCTCATGGGACCCACTTCTCACCTAACTGTTGCCGCAAGAGGCCATGCCCACTCTCTCCAAGGTCAGGCTCAAGCTCCCAATGGAATTGTCATCAACATGGAATCTCTTAAGCTACCTGGAATGCACCTACATCTAGGAGcagattcagattcagattcagattctgattctgattctccTTATGTTGATGTTTCCGGTGGTGAGTTGTGGATAAACATCTTGCATGAGACTCTTAGGTTTGGTTTAACACCGAGATCATGGACAGACTATTTACATCTTACCGTCGGCGGCACGCTCTCCAATGCCGGCGTAAGCGGCCAGGCGTTCCGCCACGGTCCTCAGATCAGTAATGTTCAGCAACTTGAGATTGTTACAG GAACAGGGCAAGTGGTAAACTGCTCCAAGGATGAGAATGGTGAACTGTTTCACAGTGTGTTAGGGGGTCTTGGGCAGTTTGGCATTATAACAAGGGCAAGAATTTTACTTGAACCAGCACCTACCATGGTGAAATGGATCAGAGTGTTGTATTCAGATTTCACAGCATTcacaagagaccaagagaaactGATATCTTCAGAGAACAATAATGCATTTGATTACATTGAAGGTTTTGTGATAATAAACAGAACTGGTCTCCTAAATAATTGGAGATCAACCTTTAATCCTCAAGATCCAATTCAAGCTAATCAGTTCAAGTCAGATGGAAGAACCCTCTTCTGCCTAGAATTAGCCAAGTATTTCAATCCACAAGATATCGATTTCGTAAACGAG GAAGTTGAGAAGCATTTGTCTTATCTGCACTATATTGAATCAACACTGTTCCTAACGGAAGTAACATATGTAGAGTTCTTAGACAGAGTGCATGTATCAGAGTTGAAGCTGCGTTCAAAAGGGTTGTGGGATGTTCCACACCCATGGCTCAATCTCTTTGTACCAAGAAGCAATATACACAAGTTTGCAGAAGTTGTCTTTGGGAATATCCTAACTGAAACCAGCAATGGCCCTGTCCTTATCTATCCAGTAAATAAATCAAA GTGGGACAATAGAAGCTCAGTTGTGACACCAGATGAAGAAGTGTTTTACTTAGTGGGAATTTTAGCATCTGCAGTGGGAGATTCAAGTGGAAATGATGGGATAGAGCACATAGAAGGTGAGAACAGAAGGATATTGGAGTACTGTGAAAGAAACAATCTTGGAGTGAAGCAGTACTTGCCCCACTATAACACACAGGAGGAATGGAAGGCCCACTTTGGTCCAAAGTGGGAGTCTTTTCTGCAAAGAAAATCTGTTTATGACCCTTTGGCTATTCTGGCTCCAGGCCAAAGAATATTTCAAAAAGCAATAAACTTCTCATga